One Fusarium musae strain F31 chromosome 6, whole genome shotgun sequence DNA segment encodes these proteins:
- a CDS encoding hypothetical protein (EggNog:ENOG41): MSALEITSATAGHELDDTKKANIGDIQDVEVGDVRKPDLYSKVSVYLTMVFSGLALGSDGYNAAVIGNLELLFATLYPEALTSTMQSRLSNAFLIGMIVGMIGFGVVVDQLGRKTGAVMTTLILLLGIALSAGASGLTTTGLMWMLVIARGIAGVGAGGEYPVSGAGAMEASDEDGQFRKSRGFMFAMVADLSAGLGYTFGALVPLLLLLCVHQRTDRYETVWRVALALGAVPPLSIFWFRLRMRVSTAYRNSALRKQRTPYVLIFKKYWRRIIGAALSWFLYNWISIPFGIFSSVIISRVNASNSLVQNLGWGALINSFYLPGPFIGGYLSDKIGRRKTMALGYTLQAVLGFVLGGANEQIQKVFPLFVVLYGIFLTLGEVGPGSTVVIVATEPFPTSVRGHALGFISAWSKAGAAIGTQVFTAILSSYTDTVKGNQVVFLIGSAFAVLGALNAWFVVQDGEKHLEKEDQIWKNYLEENGWGASWGDHQTQDPVGTLKDELKPTS, from the exons ATGTCAGCTCTTGAGATTACATCCGCAACGGCGGGTCACGAGCTTGATGACACAAAGAAGGCCAACATAGGAGACATCCAAGATGTCGAGGTTGGAGATGTCAGAAAGCCAGATCTGTACAGCAAGGTCTCGGTCTATCTGACCATGGTCTTCTCAGGTCTTGCCCTGGGATCAGATGGCTA CAATGCTGCGGTGATTGGTAACCTCGAACTTCTCTTCGCAACTCTCTACCCCGAAGCCCTAACATCAACAATGCAATCTCGCCTCTCAAACGCCTTCCTAATCGGTATGATCGTCGGCATGATAGGTTTCGGCGTGGTAGTAGACCAACTGGGTCGCAAAACCGGCGCCGTCATGACAACGCTTATCCTCCTTCTCGGTATCGCTCTGAGCGCTGGCGCAAGCGGTTTAACCACAACCGGTCTGATGTGGATGCTTGTCATTGCTCGTGGAATAGCTGGCGTAGGAGCAGGAGGAGAATATCCTGTGTCAGGCGCGGGTGCGATGGAAGCttctgatgaagatggccagtTTCGCAAGTCGAGAGGGTTCATGTTTGCCATGGTAGCTGATCTCTCCGCTGGCCTGGGATATACTTTCGGTGCCCTCGTTCCATTGCTGCTACTGCTCTGTGTGCATCAACGAACGGACCGATATGAGACTGTTTGGAGAGTTGCTCTTGCGTTGGGTGCTGTTCCGCCATTGTCTATCTTTTGGTTCCgactgaggatgagggtATCTACCGCGTACCGAAACTCAGCCCTTCGAAAACAAAGGACGCCTTATGTTTTGATCTTCAAGAAGTATTGGAGACGTATCATTGGCGCTGCTCTGAGTTGGTTTTTATACAACTGGATCTCGATTCCCTTTGGCATCTTTAGTTCTGTTATCATCTCAAGAGTCAATGCTTCGAACTCGCTTGTCCAGAACCTCGGTTGGGGAGCCCTCATCAACAGCTTTTACCTGCCTGGTCCTTTCATCGGCGGATACCTGTCTGATAAGATTGGAAGGAGAAAGACTATGGCCTTGGGATATACTCTCCAAGCTGTTCTCGGGTTCGTGCTTGGTGGCGCCAACGAACAAATTCAGAAAGTGTTTCCGTTGTTCGTGGTTCTATATGGCATCTTCCTCACTCTAGGTGAAGTCGGTCCTGGAAG TACTGTTGTCATCGTAGCGACTGAGCCATTCCCAACTTCGGTTCGAGGTCATgctcttggcttcatctccGCATGGTCGAAAGCTGGTGCTGCCATCGGTACTCAG GTTTTCACTGCCATCCTCAGCTCATACACCGATACCGTCAAAGGCAACCAGGTTGTTTTCTTAATTGGCTCTGCCTTCGCAGTTCTGGGCGCGCTCAATGCATGGTTCGTTGTCCAAGATGGCGAGAAGCATCTCGAAAAGGAGGATCAAATCTGGAAGAATTATCTCGAGGAGAATGGATGGGGTGCTAGTTGGGGTGACCACCAAACACAAGATCCAGTCGGAACATTGAAGGATGAGCTAAAGCCAACATCTTGA